The Bdellovibrio bacteriovorus DNA segment ATTCTTTTTAATGGATTCCATGCGTTTAGAGCGGCGTTCGTTCGTTGAATTCTGATGCTTCAAATAGAAGTTAATGAATTCTCTGGAGCGCGCGCGCAGCTCTTCAATAGAGTTTGATTCAACGGCTTCACGCAAGCCCTCAAGGCTTTGATTGATATCTGCTTGCGAAGCATCTTCGACTTGGGCTTCTTCGCTTAAGTGATCCGCGAAATCCCAGATGATGCGTTTAAAATCGTCAAACGTGTTTTGCACGTAAGTGTATTCATCAATGCGGTAGCTAGAGATAAACTGACGAAGGCGGAACAGAGTTTTTTCTGTTGCTTCTGTATCGGCTTGTACTAGCTCTTTAGCGAACGTATCCAATTTCGCGCGCACCTTGCGCACCGAATGATTTTGAATTTCAAAGAGGTGCTTGTTGTAAACATCAAGGATGTAGAGCAACGTTGCGCGATCCTCGGTCAAAGAGGGACCTGCAGAGGCCGCTCCTTTTTCGTGGGATGAAGTGCCCCAGTCCATATCAAACTGCTCAACAAGTTTTTTCATCCATTGTTTCAAACGTAGCCTCCTGGCGACTAAACAACCACCTTTCTCATCGGAATTATAGGGTCTTGATTGAAGGTCCCCCGCCGATTTTTAATCGAGAGTCCTGTTTCAGACTGAGACAATCAACACAATTGCCACTCCTCAAGAGTGATTTTCAGAACGCATTGTTGTTTTTATGCACAACTTCCTGACACTGCCTGCGACGCCTTCTGAATGGGACTATCATCGAAGTCATCAAGGAGATTTGTCATGGCTGTAAGTGCAAAAGTCAGCGGACCAGATTTCTCTAAGGGAGTTTCTGAAGAAATACTTAAAGACAATGAAAGCCTGCTTGGTCATATCGGTGATGAACCGGTTCTTTTAGTTCGTCACGAAGGCGATTATTTCGCGGTGGGTGCAAAGTGCTCTCACTATGGAGGCCCCTTAGAGGCCGGCATCGTGACAGGTGATAAAGTCATGTGTCCGTGGCATCACTCTTGTTTTGATTTAAGAACGGGGGAAGCTTTAAAAGCGCCGGCTTTAAGTCCCATTCCAGCTTGGCATGTTGAAGTCCGCGATAACAAAGTTTACGTCACCGATAAGAAAAGCCCTGTGATAACTCCACGTAAAGGCACAGAAACTCAACAGTATGTCATTGTCGGCGCCGGGGCTGCGGGGACTGCGGCTGCTGTGATGTTAAGAAGAAAAGGTTTCTTGGGAAGCATCACGCTGATCGGTGAAGACAAAGAACTTCCGTATGACCGTCCTAATCTTTCAAAAGATTTTTTGGCGGGGAATGCCCCTGAAGAATGGATTCCTCTTTTTACCGAAGATTTTTACAAACAAAATCGCATTCGTCTTGAATTGGGTGTCAAAGTTGAAAAAATTGATACGCATAGAAACTCTGTATTTATCTCGAATGGAAAATCTTTGAAATATGATCGCTGTTTACTCGCGACCGGAGGGACTCCTCGAAAGCCGCGCATTCCTGGAATTGATAAAGGGCATGTGTATTTGCTGCGAACATTGAAAGACAGTCGGCGCATTATCGCGCGCACGTCGTGGGCCTCTAGGGTCGTTATCATCGGGGCGGGTTTTATTGGGCTCGAAGTCGCGGCCTCTTTGCGCTTACGAGGGATGGAAGTTCATGTTGTGGCTCCAGAGGAAATGCCACTGATGAATGTCGTGGGCGTTCACGTCGGAAGTTATCTTAAAAAATTGCATGAACAGCATGGAGTGAAATTTCATCTAGGACACGGAATTAAGGAAATTCGCGATCGCAGCGTGGTGTTAGATAACAAGCAAAGCATTGATGCTGACTTCGTTGTAGTAGGAGCCGGAATACAACCAAACACGGAACTAGCCGAACAAGCGGGCTGCTTTACAGACAACGGAATTTTAGTAAATGAATATCTAGAAACCAGTATGCCCGGCATATTTGCTGCCGGAGATATCGCCCGTTGGCCCGATCCTCGCAGTCAAAGGCCGATTCGAGTCGAACACTGGGAGGTCGCTGAGCGCCAAGGGCAAGTGGCAGCGCTAAATATGATGGGTGATAAAGTGCGCTTCCAAGATGTGCCGTTCTTCTGGACAACACATTATGGACTGACCTTGTGTTACATTGGACATTCGGATCGTTTTGATCGCATGGATGTTTTGGGCGACATGGAGCAAGTGGATTTTGCCGTCGCCTATTACGAAGATCGAAGAATTGCGGCCTTGCTTACGGTGGGGCGTGATCAGGAAAATCTGAAAGTGGAAGAAGCGCTTTCGCATTTAGATGATGAAAAGGTACACGAAATCTTGGCTGAGTACGAACATCGTTTTGAACGGATTCAATCTTCGCCCGGGTTTATGGAGCCCTCACCCTGATGCGAGACTTCACGGGTGACTTTGTTAATCCACGTATTCGGGAAAAAACTTGAATAGGTCAGTTCTTTATTACAGACATCTGTCGCGGCGACCAGGGGTTGCCAATCTTCAGTATTTTCGTAACGAACGGGCACGTAAAGATCGACTTGAACAATAGAGACATCCTTCTTCGTCCAGCTGCAAATATTTTGCGCCAAACGCCAATACACCATCGCATCACACTTCGTGCGGGTGATAAGCCAAGGCGGTTGAAGTGGCATTTCTTCTTTTTCCTTATTCTTTTTCCATAATGTCAGATAAGGCTGACACTGAGTCCGACCGTCATACATGATCATAGCGTACATGCGTCCTTCGCCGGTGAGGGCAGCATCACCGGGAATTAAGTACTGCGGAATCTGCAAAAGAATAAAGAATGTGGTTAAAAGTTTAGCTTCTGCTGAAGAGAAAACTCTTTGGAATGTTTCTTTAAAACCCAGGGCCGGGGCCGTGGATCGAACAACTAACAAAATCCCCAACAATGTCAGCATCACCGTCGGATAAAAGAAGCGAGTGAGATGCCAAGAATAAAGATGGAATAAAACCAACTGAGCAAAAATAAAATAGAACCAGCGATTCTTTTTACTGAATAAGAAGAAAATGAAAGCAAGTTCAAGGACTAAGACATACCATACGCCGATTTTATTGATGATCGGAGGCAGCAGTCGCTCGTTGATGGCTTCCGCGTTGAGCCATGTTGGATTCAGTTTTAAAAGTCCCGCTGTAAAATAAATAACGAAAAAACTAAATGTCAGGGCGTACGGTCGACCGGGAATAAGTAAAAAACAGACCGTTATAAGAGTCGGAAGATAATGGTAGTTTCCGGTCAGGCGATAGTCTTGAAGAATGATCAGGCACTTAATCGCAACCAGCACCCAAAGAGCGATAATGCCCCAACGAAAATTCTTGCGCAGCCAGAAGTACATCGCCACTAAAGCTGTAAGACCGTAGATGGCTAAAATAATTCCTAAGACGACGGAAGACGGTTTAAAGTCAGCACACGCCGAAAAAAGCGGCCAGCACACCGAGGGGTTCGAGGGAGAAAGAACCCATTGCACGGGCCTTTCTGTGAGCCAGAAAAATAAAGTGAGCAGATGTTCGAAGCTTAAAATCACTCCGACAAAAAGCAACTGAGGATAGGTTTTTAATTCTTGAAGTAACGACCTCATAGCTGCTCTTTCATACCCAATGCCAAGGCCGTTTCATGAGAGAAGGGGAGCCGCGTATTTTTATCGAACAAAGCGCCGTCCAGTTGAGCCCCATAAAGCAAGGCTTGAGAAAGATCTGTGCCGAGAAGTTTACTTCCGCGCAAATCTGCAAAACTTAAGTGAGCTTTAGAAAGATTTCGATTCGAAAGATTGGCTTCACGCAAGCTGACAAAAGGAGCATACAGACGCTCTTGCAAAATAACTTCCGAAGCAGGGAAGAGGGGTTGCACCCCGGGATTTAAAATAGGAAAAGCAGGAGTGAATACCTGCTCTTCTGATGGAAAATAAAGTCTATTTACTTTGGGAGGAGGGAACATGCGCTGACCTAAATAGGTCAGCTGCAAAAGTCCCACGAAGGTGATTAATCCTGAGTAGTAAAAAGCCAGGCGTTTCATTAGAAACCGTCGCCATCTCCGTCGCAGGAGCTTGGAACTGAGAATGTTCCCACCGTCACTGTACTACCGTTCACACATTGAGAAATTGTCGCGCTACTACAGCTGCTGGATCCGACCCAGGCTCTTCCGTGCAGATTTCCACCACAGGAAGCATAACCCGCATTTACCGCTACGTTATTGACGGCTGTAATGCGTCCGTAAGAATCGACATAGAATTGCGGAACGTAAGAACCGTTACCATACCAACCTGCACCGACACCTGTATTATTGAGTCCGATGGAAACACCACCAGAGGAGCCGCCGCCCCACATGCCTGGGCCTACGCTTACGCTCGTGATAGTACCACCAGAGTTATTATCTGCTTGCGGAACCCATTGTCCGCCGTCCCACTTCAGCACTTGGCCTACGCCCGGATTGACGTTAGCAACCCAACGACCTTGTACACGCTGAACTGTCGTACCGCTCTGACCACCGACGACGTCACCGGCTAAAGCGCCATAGAACCCAGCAGCGTTACCAGGAATATTTCCAGTTACTTTTGAGCCCGAGACAGAAGCTATTTTTGCGTCAGTGACATTTCCGTCAGCGATCTTCGCTGTCGTCACGTTGGCATCGGCAATTTTTGCCGTCGTCACGTTGCCATCAGCGATCTTCGCCGTAGTTACAGCGGAGTTTGCAATTTTAGCTGTCGTTACATTGCTATCAGCAATTTTTGCCGTCGTTACATTTTGATCAGCAATTTTATCTGTGGTGACATTTCCATCTGCAATTTTAGCGGTGGTCACGTTCTGATCAGCGATTTTCGCCGTCGTAATATTACTATCCGCAATCTTCGCTGTTGTCACCGCACTGTTTGCTAAATCGGCTGTCGCAATACTTCCATCCAAGATTTTTGCAGAGTTCACAGCACCATCAACGATTTTGATTGTACTGATAGCACCGTTTGCAATTTTATTAAATGTAATCGCACCGTCGGCGATTTTACCGTTCGTTACCGAGTTATTCATTAGTTTATCACTGGTAACGGCTTCGTCCGCCAGCTTATCGGTTGTCACGGCGTTATTTAAGATTTTTCCGCCAGAGATCGCATTATCAGCAATGTCTGCGGCTCCCACAGAACCGTCTTCGATATTGCTTGAGCCGACTCCCGTGTTTCCAGTCACCACATTTTGCCAAGTTCCTCCAATAGAAACTTGAACTGTCTGCGTGGCTTCATCGTAGCGCATAAGACCGTCACGCACGGGCGCTGTCGCTGTACCATCAGAAGATGGAATACCGATAGAGCCTGTTGTCGGAGAGCTTGCACTTGGATTTAAAAGCGCAAGAAGTCCGTCGAAGTTAGCAGGTAATAAAAGAGTCTCAACACGATTTTGCGTCACGTTGGCGGAAGCTTGAATAAAGTCAGCGGCTTTCTTTCCTTCTAACGCCACGGCATTTTCAGATTCCATAGCATAAGGAACCGAGCGCAAATCAAAGTCCGGAGACAGAGCAACGGTTTCAGAACCCACCGTAAATGTTACGCGCACTTTTCTAGAGTCACCGGCATTGGGTGCATAACTGGTCTGACCACCAGCGCAGCTTGCAAGACCGGCAATCGTTCCTGAGTTTTTAAGAATTTTATGAAGTGGCAAAGTATGGCCCGAAGGTACTACTGTCGCACCAGCCTCACCAGCTCCGATAGCAAAGTTGATAACACCTTTACTATTCGTCATGTTGACGACCCGGTTTTCTTCAAACAGCACGCAGGCTTCTGCGCCCGGTGAAAGAACCTTGATGTTGAAGTGGACGTTAGAGTCTTCTAATGGAAGACCATCCGGCTGAATTATGCGACCTTGAATTGTCAGGCCTTGAGGAACCTCTGACACAGACATCTGTGCCCAAGCGGGTACCGCTAGTAGAAGTGCCGAAGTTATTTCCAGAGTGCTTCTAATCGAGAGCATACCAAATTCCTTGTTAAAGTTACGTACAGAACAAAGAACAACAAATTATCTCGTTACCAAAACATATCGGATAAACTGGCCGAAAAGATAAGTGGACTCTTAGAAAATTACAAAATTTTATCGGAATCGTTTTAAACTGAGACACTTATTTGCGCGAAGACTCTTTTATATTAGCCTGGCAGCTTTGCGAAAGCTCATTGAACTTGGCTTTCAAACAAGAAAAGTAGCGACGTTGCTCAGAACAGAACTTTTGAATATCTGAGGAGCAGTCTGCTCTAAATTTATCTTGAACAGCACCGACCTGATTGGCGCAAGCGCGCGATATCTTTTCTTTATTAGATCGCAAACACGCTAATGGATGTTCCGCCATAAAACGATTGCCGGTGCAAAGCTCTTTATAGTCCTCTTCGCAAGCAGGTGTTTTCTTTAAGAGTGTTTTCACCACATCGTCGGGACGAAGTGGTTTGCGCGAGTCATAATTTGGATCGAACTCTTTCGGAGGTATAAGGGCCTCCATACCCAGAGATGTCTGAGTATCATTGCCAGCTAATTTCGCCGCAGGCACGGGAGTTGGCGTCACAGGAGGCGGTGGTGGCGGAACTTGAGCCGTAGGTGACAGCTTGATCATGGTCGAAGTTGGGGCCACGGCCCCTTGTTCTGCACTTTGTTCAACTGGTTTGGGATTTGAAGACGCAAGATTCGGTTGAACCATGCGCACGGTTACTAGAGCCGTTGTCACAGAAACAACCACAGTTCCCAATATAATAAGGAGGACGTTCCGGATATTCATATCATTATAATACTTCGGCTGATCTTCAGAAGAACTAAAGTCGCATATAGAAGAGTTGAAAATCTGTCATTTAAGAAATCCCGGACCGGGGCCGATAATAATATATAGATATTTTGGAGGCAGGTATGGTTTGGTACGTCTTGACGCCTTTACTTACGCTTCTGCTCACAGGTTGCGGAATCGAAGCCAGTCTGGAAAATCTTGCGGGACTCAGTGGTCCAAAACTTCCACCAGGCATCGTATTGCCGGAACGTCCTATTGCGGGCGTTATCACGGATCCATCAAAAGCCGATTTTGAAAATACCGAGGTCTTAGTGGGCTCACATGGTATTTCTGACGGAAGCTCTCAGCTGCTAGTTGTTGTGCGTTTAATGAACTCAGACAACACCGTGGTGCAAGGGTATCGCCCTGATTATTCCGTGACCAAAGGTACTGGCGTTGTGAAAGCAGACTGTAGTTTGAGTGATAGTTATGGAGTTTCTATCTGCGCGATCAAAGCCACAGACTCTGGCGTAAAATCCATTCGCTACGAAAACCTGGCCGATTTCCATCCCGAAAAGGATGTTGTGTTTAATGCTCCCGCAAAAGAAACAACAACCGTCGGCGTTGGTGGCGGTGGGGGCGGCGGAACTCATGAAGCCTCTAACCCCAAAGGCTGGCGTATGACAGCCACAGTGGGAGCACAATACGACAAAGTGATAGCTCAGAAAAACGGCTATAAACTTTTAATGGGACCTGTGGGCGCAACGGTTGAGTAAGCCGCGCCTTAGTTTTTAAGGACCAAGAGTCCGTCTTTTCCTGATGTTGAAATGAAAAGATGGTTTTTGAAATAGACGGGAGAGCCAGAAAACGGGCTCTCCATTTTTATTTCTTGTAAAACCTTCCCCGAATGAAGGTCATGCACGCATAACGCTTTTTCTTCACAAAGAAAGACGGCCACTTCCTGTTGAGTATAACTGATAACAAGAGGACTTGATTGTGCGCGCGATTTGAGTCCCTTGATTTCAGAGGACCAAACGATCTTCCCTGAAGGACCATGTACGACGAAGTTTTTATTAAAACCCGTGACTGCAATCAGAGTTCCGTCTTTATTTATAGAAGGGCAGCTCATCGCCGAGCCGTCTAAAGGCAAACGATATTGCAGAAGACCTGTTGTAGTATTAAGCGAATACAAAAAACCATCCCAGGACGTAAAGTAAGCACTTCCTCCATGAATGGCTGCGGCACATTTAATATCGTCATTGGTTGCAAAAGACCATTTTGGTTTTCCATTTTTTAGGTCATAGGCAACCATCGCGCCGGTGTTAGATCCCATCAAAATCTGAGCGTTAGGAACATCCAGGGTCGGAGATGAATGCGGATGATTTCCAATTAACGGAGACGTCCAAGTCCATTTTCCAGTTTTTGCCTCGAGAGCGAGTAAAAATCCTTCGGGTTCTGGAAGTTCGATCCCCACATAAAGAATTCCATTATGCATAAACGGTGAAGATCCGACGGTTGTGCCTGCCTTTGTGATCCAGCGAAGTTTTCCATTTTCTTTGTTCAGGGCATAGACGTAACCAGCATAATCTCCGATATAGACACTGTCTTTATCCGTCAATGGAGTGGAGTGCATGCCGCGAGGACTGACTCCACTATAAAACTGCCAGCGCAGTCGTCCCTGCCAATCATAAGTTCTTAAAAAACCTGTATCATCAGCAACATAAAATCCCTGTTCATCTGCCGCCGGAGAACTTTTGCTCGCGCGATGAATGCCATTATTAACTTCGGCGACTTGCCACAGAATTTGAAACGGAGTGAAGCCCGAAGCATCCACCTCGTGATGGCCTGACCGGCGGTTGTCGCGGCGATAGGTTGATAAACTTTCTTTTTTGTCTTCTGTACTTAAATCATACTGAAGGACCTCTGCTTGCTTCGGCTCTTTCGACTTCTGAAGGCGAAGACCGCTATCAAGCATCGACCAGGTTTTAAGTTCAGCCCGTGCTAAAAGAACCAGAACGACGATACTGTAAATAGCGAAAACATATTTCATCATAAGATTTCCGCCCAAAGAATTTCAGCTCTGGATTTAGAGCAAACGTCAGGAATGAAAAGGCGTGTTTTAAAAACATCTCCCGTAGTTCTTCTTGAGGAAAGCCAGAAGTCCATTTTTTCCGAGCGGTCTTTACAGACGAGTTGAATCTGCGACAGGAACACCAAAGGATCACACTGCGTTCGTGTTGATGGCGCTTTTACAAAAGGATCGTAAGTTTCCTCTGAAAAGGGGGCGTGGCGAATCAAGAGCGTGTCGCATTCCATTCGGGCATCAAGCATATTTAGCGAAAGAATTCGAGGTGCTCCGC contains these protein-coding regions:
- a CDS encoding pentapeptide repeat-containing protein; translation: MKRLAFYYSGLITFVGLLQLTYLGQRMFPPPKVNRLYFPSEEQVFTPAFPILNPGVQPLFPASEVILQERLYAPFVSLREANLSNRNLSKAHLSFADLRGSKLLGTDLSQALLYGAQLDGALFDKNTRLPFSHETALALGMKEQL
- a CDS encoding outer membrane protein assembly factor BamB family protein, producing MMKYVFAIYSIVVLVLLARAELKTWSMLDSGLRLQKSKEPKQAEVLQYDLSTEDKKESLSTYRRDNRRSGHHEVDASGFTPFQILWQVAEVNNGIHRASKSSPAADEQGFYVADDTGFLRTYDWQGRLRWQFYSGVSPRGMHSTPLTDKDSVYIGDYAGYVYALNKENGKLRWITKAGTTVGSSPFMHNGILYVGIELPEPEGFLLALEAKTGKWTWTSPLIGNHPHSSPTLDVPNAQILMGSNTGAMVAYDLKNGKPKWSFATNDDIKCAAAIHGGSAYFTSWDGFLYSLNTTTGLLQYRLPLDGSAMSCPSINKDGTLIAVTGFNKNFVVHGPSGKIVWSSEIKGLKSRAQSSPLVISYTQQEVAVFLCEEKALCVHDLHSGKVLQEIKMESPFSGSPVYFKNHLFISTSGKDGLLVLKN
- a CDS encoding FAD-dependent oxidoreductase; translated protein: MAVSAKVSGPDFSKGVSEEILKDNESLLGHIGDEPVLLVRHEGDYFAVGAKCSHYGGPLEAGIVTGDKVMCPWHHSCFDLRTGEALKAPALSPIPAWHVEVRDNKVYVTDKKSPVITPRKGTETQQYVIVGAGAAGTAAAVMLRRKGFLGSITLIGEDKELPYDRPNLSKDFLAGNAPEEWIPLFTEDFYKQNRIRLELGVKVEKIDTHRNSVFISNGKSLKYDRCLLATGGTPRKPRIPGIDKGHVYLLRTLKDSRRIIARTSWASRVVIIGAGFIGLEVAASLRLRGMEVHVVAPEEMPLMNVVGVHVGSYLKKLHEQHGVKFHLGHGIKEIRDRSVVLDNKQSIDADFVVVGAGIQPNTELAEQAGCFTDNGILVNEYLETSMPGIFAAGDIARWPDPRSQRPIRVEHWEVAERQGQVAALNMMGDKVRFQDVPFFWTTHYGLTLCYIGHSDRFDRMDVLGDMEQVDFAVAYYEDRRIAALLTVGRDQENLKVEEALSHLDDEKVHEILAEYEHRFERIQSSPGFMEPSP
- a CDS encoding GGDEF domain-containing protein, encoding MKQWMKKLVEQFDMDWGTSSHEKGAASAGPSLTEDRATLLYILDVYNKHLFEIQNHSVRKVRAKLDTFAKELVQADTEATEKTLFRLRQFISSYRIDEYTYVQNTFDDFKRIIWDFADHLSEEAQVEDASQADINQSLEGLREAVESNSIEELRARSREFINFYLKHQNSTNERRSKRMESIKKNLTTVKKQLMEANQTMRRDHMTGAHNRRSYDEQVRRYLQLHDIDKDPMTLILLDIDFFKKINDAYGHDIGDFVLKECVRLLQESFSREEDFIARLGGEEFAVILPGCNTEAAIKMAEEAMNRIRKEVFVQDKLEIRFTISMGIAEITAGESADSWYKRADEALYESKQTGRNKYSLAKAPGMKRVA